In the Phaeobacter gallaeciensis genome, one interval contains:
- the hemA gene encoding 5-aminolevulinate synthase yields MDYTAKLDAAIESLHEEGRYRTFIDIERKNGQFPHAVWTRPDGSESDITVWCGNDYLGMGQHPVVLAAMHEAIDATGAGSGGTRNISGTTVYHKRLEAELADLHGKEASLLFTSAYVANDATLSTLPKLFPGLIIYSDALNHASMIEGVRRNGGAKRIFRHNDVAHLRELLEADDPEAPKLIAFESIYSMDGDFGPIEEICDLADEFGALTYLDEVHAVGMYGSRGGGVAERDGLADRIDIINGTLAKAFGVMGGYIAASAKMCDAIRSYAPGFIFTTSLAPTVAAGAAASVAFLKTAPELREKHQEQAKILKMRLKGLGLPIIDHGSHIVPVIVGDPVHTKKLSDMLLSDFGIYVQPINFPTVPRGTERLRFTPSPVHGPLEIDALVKAMDGLWSHCALNRAELAG; encoded by the coding sequence GTGGACTATACCGCGAAACTCGACGCAGCGATTGAAAGCCTTCACGAAGAAGGCCGCTACCGGACCTTCATCGATATTGAACGGAAGAACGGACAGTTCCCGCATGCGGTCTGGACCCGTCCCGATGGCAGCGAAAGCGATATCACCGTCTGGTGCGGTAACGATTACCTTGGCATGGGGCAGCACCCGGTGGTTCTGGCCGCGATGCACGAGGCGATCGACGCAACCGGCGCAGGCTCCGGCGGAACCCGCAACATCTCAGGCACCACCGTCTATCACAAACGCCTTGAAGCCGAACTGGCGGATCTGCACGGTAAGGAGGCATCCTTGCTGTTCACCTCGGCCTATGTGGCCAATGACGCAACGCTTTCGACCCTGCCCAAGCTGTTCCCTGGTCTGATCATCTATTCCGATGCGCTGAACCATGCTTCGATGATCGAAGGCGTGCGCCGCAACGGCGGTGCAAAACGCATCTTCCGCCACAATGACGTGGCTCATCTGCGCGAACTGCTGGAAGCAGACGATCCGGAGGCGCCCAAGCTGATTGCCTTCGAATCGATTTACTCCATGGATGGCGATTTCGGTCCCATCGAAGAGATCTGTGATCTGGCCGATGAATTTGGCGCGTTGACCTATCTCGACGAAGTGCATGCGGTGGGGATGTACGGCTCGCGCGGCGGCGGTGTGGCTGAGCGTGACGGTCTGGCAGACCGTATCGACATCATCAATGGAACCCTGGCCAAGGCATTTGGCGTGATGGGTGGTTATATCGCGGCTTCGGCCAAGATGTGCGACGCCATCCGCTCTTATGCACCCGGCTTTATCTTCACCACCTCGCTGGCCCCGACGGTTGCAGCCGGGGCGGCGGCCTCGGTGGCTTTCCTCAAGACCGCGCCCGAGCTGCGCGAGAAGCATCAGGAACAGGCAAAGATCCTGAAAATGCGCCTTAAGGGGCTGGGCCTGCCGATTATCGATCACGGCAGCCACATCGTGCCGGTTATCGTCGGCGACCCGGTTCACACCAAGAAGTTGAGCGATATGCTGCTGTCGGATTTCGGCATTTACGTTCAGCCGATCAACTTCCCCACAGTCCCGCGCGGCACCGAACGGCTGCGGTTTACCCCGTCGCCGGTGCATGGACCGCTGGAAATCGACGCTTTGGTCAAGGCAATGGACGGTCTTTGGTCGCATTGTGCGCTGAATCGCGCCGAATTGGCCGGGTAG
- a CDS encoding M20/M25/M40 family metallo-hydrolase, whose protein sequence is MSLNEVLDRIDADVNAATDRLLDLLRIQSVSTDPAYKAECEKAADWLVADLKSIGIDAEKRVTPGHPMVVGHVGQENKDAPHVLFYGHYDVQPVDPLNLWKTPPFEPQLEETENGTVIRGRGASDDKGQLMTFVEACRAWQAIHGSLPCRITFFFEGEEESGSPSLVPFMKEHAEELKADIALICDTSMVSRGVPSIASQLRGMLKDEFTLVGPRIDLHSGHYGGPGLNPLREISRIVASFYDEETGKIAVEGFYEGVKEVPEDQMRQWEGCGFDADDYLGNAGYTQAHGEKDRSILEQQWARPTLEVNGLWGGYNGAGSKTVIPSEAHCKITCRLVGDMDPDALRLKIRKHIEDRLKPDCKVVWDNDLEGSRASVMDITRPEFTAARGALSDEWEREAVFCGMGGSIPIAGFFKSILGMESMLIGFANEDDAIHSPNEKYDLKSFHKGIRSWARVLEALTQS, encoded by the coding sequence ATGTCATTGAATGAAGTGCTGGACCGGATCGACGCCGATGTGAACGCAGCAACGGACCGGCTGCTGGATCTGCTGCGGATCCAGTCCGTCTCGACCGACCCGGCCTACAAGGCAGAATGCGAAAAGGCGGCTGACTGGCTGGTGGCAGATCTCAAATCCATCGGCATCGACGCCGAAAAGCGCGTAACCCCCGGCCACCCTATGGTGGTGGGCCACGTGGGGCAGGAAAACAAGGACGCGCCGCATGTCCTGTTCTACGGCCACTATGACGTGCAGCCGGTCGATCCGCTGAACCTGTGGAAGACACCGCCGTTCGAACCGCAACTGGAAGAGACCGAAAACGGCACCGTCATCCGGGGCCGCGGCGCCTCGGACGACAAGGGGCAGTTGATGACCTTTGTCGAGGCCTGCCGCGCCTGGCAGGCGATCCACGGCTCCCTGCCCTGCCGCATCACCTTCTTCTTCGAAGGCGAAGAGGAATCGGGGTCGCCCTCGCTGGTGCCCTTCATGAAAGAGCACGCCGAAGAACTGAAAGCCGATATTGCGCTGATCTGTGACACCTCCATGGTGTCGCGGGGCGTACCCTCCATCGCCTCGCAGCTGCGCGGCATGCTGAAGGATGAATTCACCCTGGTCGGCCCGCGCATCGACCTGCATTCCGGCCACTATGGCGGCCCGGGCCTCAACCCGCTGCGCGAAATCAGCCGCATCGTCGCCTCCTTCTATGATGAGGAAACCGGCAAGATCGCCGTCGAAGGCTTCTATGAGGGTGTGAAAGAGGTGCCCGAGGACCAGATGCGCCAGTGGGAAGGCTGCGGCTTTGATGCAGACGACTACCTTGGCAACGCCGGTTACACCCAGGCCCATGGCGAAAAAGACCGCAGCATTCTGGAGCAGCAATGGGCGCGCCCGACGCTGGAAGTCAACGGCCTGTGGGGCGGCTACAACGGCGCCGGATCGAAAACCGTGATCCCGTCCGAGGCGCACTGCAAGATCACCTGCCGTCTGGTGGGGGATATGGACCCCGACGCGCTGCGCCTGAAAATCCGCAAGCATATCGAAGACCGCCTGAAGCCCGACTGCAAGGTGGTCTGGGACAACGATCTGGAAGGATCGCGTGCTTCGGTGATGGATATCACCCGCCCCGAATTCACCGCCGCCCGCGGCGCGCTGAGCGACGAATGGGAGCGCGAAGCGGTTTTCTGCGGCATGGGCGGATCGATCCCGATCGCGGGCTTTTTCAAATCCATCCTCGGCATGGAATCGATGCTGATCGGGTTTGCCAATGAAGATGACGCGATCCATTCCCCGAACGAGAAATACGACCTCAAGAGCTTTCACAAGGGTATCCGCTCCTGGGCGCGGGTTCTGGAGGCACTGACCCAGTCGTAA
- a CDS encoding alpha/beta fold hydrolase, giving the protein MATEIETGRAEVNGQAIAYTHQGSGPAVLLLHGFPQTRAMWDTVAPRLAEQFTVVTADLRGYGDSSKPDDMTAMSFREMGSDQVALMRSLGHESFHLVGHDRGARTAHRMALDSPNAIASLTVMDIVPTHLLLEDLHQEVARAYYHWFFLAQPAPFPERMIGADPDYYFESCLLGWGGARLEDFPAEALAAYRKSWRDPACIHAMCNDYRAAIDVDFALDAADLNCQVSCPALVLYGATGAMAKQYDVEATWAPRLAKMRAAAIPGGHFFVDQHPSETAEALLDFLVNSQRSDIR; this is encoded by the coding sequence ATGGCCACAGAAATCGAAACAGGTCGCGCCGAGGTGAACGGCCAGGCGATTGCCTACACCCACCAAGGCAGCGGACCTGCCGTTCTGCTGCTGCATGGGTTCCCGCAAACCCGCGCCATGTGGGATACCGTGGCACCACGCCTTGCCGAACAGTTTACCGTGGTGACCGCCGATCTGCGCGGATATGGCGACAGCAGCAAGCCAGACGACATGACCGCGATGAGCTTTCGCGAGATGGGCTCCGATCAGGTGGCGCTGATGCGTTCATTGGGCCATGAGAGCTTTCACCTCGTCGGCCATGACCGTGGCGCACGCACGGCGCATCGCATGGCGCTTGATAGCCCAAACGCCATCGCTAGCCTAACGGTGATGGACATCGTCCCCACCCATCTACTGCTCGAAGACCTGCACCAAGAAGTCGCCCGCGCTTATTACCACTGGTTCTTTCTGGCGCAGCCCGCGCCCTTTCCCGAGCGGATGATCGGGGCGGACCCGGACTACTATTTTGAAAGCTGCCTGTTGGGCTGGGGCGGCGCGAGGCTGGAGGATTTCCCGGCCGAGGCGCTGGCGGCCTACCGCAAGAGCTGGCGTGATCCGGCCTGCATCCATGCGATGTGCAACGATTACCGCGCCGCAATCGATGTGGATTTCGCGCTAGATGCCGCTGATCTGAACTGTCAGGTCTCCTGCCCCGCGCTGGTCCTTTATGGCGCCACCGGCGCTATGGCGAAACAATACGATGTGGAGGCGACCTGGGCGCCCCGCCTAGCCAAAATGCGCGCTGCGGCCATTCCGGGCGGGCATTTCTTCGTGGACCAGCACCCATCGGAAACCGCGGAAGCGCTCCTGGACTTCTTAGTGAACAGCCAGCGTTCTGACATCCGGTGA
- a CDS encoding RND transporter — protein MKLLDSIDWTTAIIVALLLGLAPFFPEPHLWEKLRMLFAGELQRALDWFDLLMHGAPLVLLVLKAARDLRARKG, from the coding sequence ATGAAACTGCTGGATTCCATCGACTGGACGACTGCGATCATTGTCGCACTGCTTCTGGGGCTGGCGCCTTTCTTCCCCGAACCGCACCTGTGGGAAAAGCTCAGGATGCTGTTTGCAGGCGAATTGCAGCGCGCCCTCGACTGGTTCGATCTGCTGATGCACGGCGCCCCCTTGGTGCTGTTGGTGCTCAAGGCCGCAAGAGACCTTCGCGCACGCAAGGGGTAG
- a CDS encoding aldo/keto reductase has translation MKQRKLGTQGPEVGCIGYGAMSFSDMYGPTNEAESHAILDSCRDLGVTLLDSANIYGMGKSENAIGSYLRANPGARDEFVISTKATITRDADGNRCFDNSAEHLEAELDKSLQRLGVECVDLFYAHRRDPRFTPEETAANLGRLVEKGKTRAIGLSEVAPSTLRRAMTAFPVAAVQSEYSLSTRFPDLGLVQACAELGVAFVAFSPVGRSLLTDNPIPKARIPQLPFLAGNPRFMEPNLSENLRITDKFRALAAQMGTSAAALANAWLLTRGDHVIPIPGTRSVKHLGECVAGADLTLTPEDLERIETVLPVGWAHGDRYSDEQWIGPERYC, from the coding sequence ATGAAGCAGCGCAAACTTGGAACCCAGGGGCCAGAGGTCGGATGTATCGGCTATGGCGCGATGTCCTTTTCAGACATGTACGGCCCCACCAATGAGGCCGAAAGCCACGCCATTCTCGACAGCTGCCGGGATCTGGGGGTGACGCTGCTGGACAGCGCCAATATCTATGGCATGGGAAAATCCGAAAACGCCATCGGATCTTATCTGCGCGCCAATCCCGGGGCGCGTGATGAATTTGTGATCTCGACAAAGGCCACGATCACGCGCGATGCCGATGGCAACCGGTGCTTTGATAACTCGGCAGAGCATCTTGAGGCAGAGCTGGACAAATCCTTGCAGCGGCTGGGCGTCGAGTGTGTCGATCTGTTCTATGCGCACCGCCGCGATCCGCGTTTCACGCCCGAGGAAACGGCGGCGAACCTTGGTCGCCTTGTGGAAAAGGGCAAGACACGCGCGATCGGTCTTTCGGAGGTGGCGCCCTCAACCCTGCGGCGGGCGATGACGGCCTTTCCTGTTGCGGCTGTGCAATCGGAATATTCCTTGTCGACCCGGTTCCCCGATCTTGGCCTGGTACAGGCCTGCGCCGAACTCGGGGTGGCTTTTGTGGCTTTCTCGCCGGTGGGGCGCTCCTTGCTGACAGACAACCCGATTCCGAAGGCGCGGATCCCGCAACTGCCGTTCCTTGCTGGCAACCCGCGGTTCATGGAGCCGAATCTGAGTGAGAACCTGCGGATCACCGATAAGTTCCGTGCACTTGCGGCGCAGATGGGAACCTCGGCGGCAGCTTTGGCCAACGCTTGGCTGCTGACCCGCGGCGACCACGTGATCCCGATCCCCGGGACCCGCAGCGTCAAACACCTTGGGGAATGCGTCGCGGGCGCGGATCTGACGCTGACGCCTGAGGACTTGGAACGGATCGAGACTGTGTTGCCCGTGGGATGGGCGCATGGCGACCGCTATTCGGATGAGCAGTGGATCGGCCCTGAGCGCTATTGCTGA
- a CDS encoding MFS transporter: MFDILSDRTYRHLFLAQVVALIGTGLATVALGLLAYDLAGGGAGLVLGSIFTIKMIAYVGIAPIAGAFADRVNRRALLVTLDLVRAAAALFLPFVTEVWQVYVLIFLLQSASAAFTPTFQATIPDILPEEDRYTRALSLSRLTYDLENIVSPTLAALLLTVMVYDTLFLGTVAGFVGSALLVVSVLLPSPKSTQRRGIYDRTTRGIRIYLATPRLRGLLALNLAVSAAGAMVLVNSVVLVRGELGLSESNVAWAMFAFGFGSMLAALLLPPVLDRVPDRPVMLSGAGLLVAALLGLAALVAITGLSWGALLISWCLVGVGYSSVMTPSGRLLRRSAHAEDRPAIFAAQFALSHACWLLTYPLSGWLMTAFGTLTALILLAALSLVGLLLCRFLWPAHAPSEIPHSHADLPPDHPHLLEHGDEAHKHAIIIDDLHRDWPMRG; the protein is encoded by the coding sequence ATGTTCGACATCCTGTCAGACCGCACCTATCGCCATCTGTTCTTGGCCCAGGTCGTGGCGCTGATCGGGACCGGGCTTGCCACCGTTGCGCTGGGTCTGCTGGCCTATGATCTGGCAGGCGGCGGCGCGGGGCTGGTGCTCGGCAGCATCTTCACGATCAAGATGATCGCCTATGTGGGGATTGCACCCATCGCCGGGGCCTTTGCCGACCGTGTGAACCGCCGCGCCCTGCTGGTCACGCTGGACCTCGTGCGGGCGGCAGCGGCCCTGTTTCTCCCCTTCGTCACCGAGGTCTGGCAGGTCTATGTGCTGATCTTCCTGCTGCAATCCGCATCAGCTGCCTTTACTCCCACATTCCAGGCCACGATTCCGGACATCCTGCCAGAAGAGGACCGATATACCCGGGCGCTGTCGCTGTCGCGGCTGACCTATGACTTGGAAAACATTGTCAGCCCAACGCTGGCGGCGCTGCTGCTGACCGTCATGGTCTATGATACGCTATTCCTTGGTACGGTCGCTGGCTTTGTCGGCTCCGCCCTGCTTGTCGTCTCAGTGCTGCTTCCCAGCCCCAAATCCACCCAGCGGCGCGGTATCTACGACCGCACCACCCGAGGGATCCGAATCTATCTGGCCACGCCGCGGCTGCGCGGTCTTCTGGCGCTCAATCTTGCGGTCTCGGCGGCCGGAGCCATGGTGCTGGTGAACTCGGTGGTTCTGGTGCGCGGAGAGTTGGGCCTGAGCGAAAGCAATGTGGCCTGGGCGATGTTCGCCTTTGGCTTCGGCTCGATGCTGGCGGCGCTGCTGCTGCCCCCTGTGCTGGACCGGGTGCCGGACCGGCCAGTCATGCTGTCCGGCGCCGGGCTGCTGGTTGCGGCATTGCTGGGGCTGGCGGCCCTGGTGGCGATTACGGGCCTCAGCTGGGGCGCGCTGCTGATCAGCTGGTGTCTGGTCGGCGTCGGCTACTCGTCGGTAATGACCCCCTCCGGACGGCTGTTGCGCCGCTCTGCCCATGCCGAGGACCGCCCGGCCATCTTTGCCGCGCAGTTTGCCCTCTCCCATGCTTGTTGGCTTCTGACCTATCCGCTGTCTGGCTGGCTGATGACCGCCTTTGGCACGCTCACGGCGCTGATCCTGCTGGCGGCGCTTTCTCTTGTCGGGCTGCTGCTGTGCCGTTTCCTCTGGCCTGCCCATGCCCCCTCGGAGATACCCCATAGCCACGCGGATCTGCCGCCGGATCATCCACACCTGCTTGAGCACGGGGATGAGGCACACAAGCACGCTATCATCATCGACGATCTGCACCGCGACTGGCCGATGCGCGGCTGA
- a CDS encoding glutaredoxin family protein, protein MPKAVIYRMDLPNYTCGFGTAALDLLRREKFDIEEHVLRTRRETDVFKDKHHVTTTPLVFIDGEKIGGFTELKKHLKAQKPKPKRFWKR, encoded by the coding sequence ATGCCCAAAGCCGTCATATATCGCATGGATTTGCCCAATTACACCTGTGGCTTCGGCACGGCAGCCCTTGACCTGCTGCGTCGCGAAAAATTCGATATCGAAGAACATGTGCTCCGCACCCGCCGGGAAACAGATGTCTTCAAGGATAAGCACCACGTCACCACAACGCCGCTTGTGTTTATCGACGGGGAGAAAATTGGTGGCTTTACCGAGCTGAAGAAACACCTCAAGGCCCAGAAGCCGAAACCAAAACGGTTCTGGAAACGCTGA
- a CDS encoding AMP-binding protein, with the protein MSILNESLATRISDWAPQTEKTTDTIAPQDGQSYVRGPSTPPLAYITIPQLLRDAVSRFGPRDAVVFSEQNIRLSYYDLDRAVDELASGLLALGLEKGDRVGVWSPNRFEWVLTQFATARVGLVLVNINPAYRLGELEYALNKVACKTIIAAKSFKTSDYAGMLRNLAPELENCEPGRLRSATLPHLRNVIIMDDQPGPGAYSFEELRKLGGPAQQLRIPEIDRTLSPDDAINIQFTSGTTGMPKGATLSHYNIVNNARFVTDRIRLSETDRLAIPVPLYHCFGMVMGVLGAIGKGATMVFPGEGFDAAQTLDALAKERCTAVYGVPTMFVAMLEDLGDTPRDLSSLRTGIMAGAPCPVEVMQRVNCEMNMKEVTICYGMTETSPVSFQSFVDDPTEKRCETVGRVHPHLEIKIVDPDGRIVPVGTRGELCTRGYSVMKGYWEDPEKTAESIVDGWMHTGDLAVFDEEGFCSIVGRVKDMIIRGGENIYPREIEEYLMRHPKVSDVQVFGIPHDTLGEEVCAWAIAKPGVELGEEELRESLKGQIAHFKIPRHVRIVDELPMTITGKPQKYVMREKMVAELVA; encoded by the coding sequence ATGTCAATCCTGAACGAAAGTCTGGCAACACGGATATCTGATTGGGCGCCCCAGACCGAGAAAACCACGGACACCATCGCTCCGCAGGATGGTCAATCCTATGTCCGTGGGCCATCGACCCCGCCACTTGCCTACATCACCATTCCCCAGCTGTTGCGGGACGCGGTATCAAGGTTCGGCCCCCGCGATGCGGTCGTGTTCAGCGAACAGAATATCCGGTTGAGCTACTACGATCTCGACCGCGCGGTGGACGAGCTTGCCTCCGGTCTCCTGGCGCTTGGTCTCGAAAAGGGTGACCGGGTCGGGGTCTGGTCTCCCAACCGCTTCGAATGGGTTCTGACGCAGTTTGCAACCGCCCGCGTCGGGCTTGTGCTGGTGAACATCAACCCGGCCTACCGCCTGGGTGAGTTGGAATACGCTTTGAACAAGGTCGCCTGCAAGACCATCATCGCGGCCAAATCCTTTAAGACCTCCGATTATGCAGGCATGCTCCGCAATCTCGCTCCGGAGCTGGAAAATTGCGAACCGGGCCGCCTTCGCTCGGCAACTCTGCCGCATCTGCGAAACGTCATCATCATGGATGACCAGCCGGGTCCAGGGGCCTACTCCTTCGAGGAGCTCAGGAAGCTCGGCGGCCCGGCTCAGCAGCTCCGCATCCCCGAGATCGACAGGACGCTTAGCCCGGATGACGCGATCAACATTCAATTCACCTCTGGCACGACTGGTATGCCGAAGGGCGCAACTCTCTCGCACTACAATATCGTCAACAATGCCCGCTTCGTGACTGATCGCATTCGCCTGTCCGAGACGGACCGGCTGGCTATCCCGGTGCCACTTTATCATTGTTTTGGTATGGTGATGGGCGTCCTCGGGGCCATCGGCAAAGGGGCGACCATGGTCTTCCCCGGCGAGGGTTTTGATGCGGCGCAGACCCTTGACGCGCTGGCCAAGGAACGTTGCACGGCGGTCTACGGGGTGCCGACCATGTTCGTTGCGATGCTCGAAGACCTCGGCGATACGCCCCGTGATCTCTCCAGTTTGCGTACCGGCATCATGGCTGGCGCTCCGTGCCCGGTTGAAGTCATGCAACGTGTGAACTGTGAAATGAACATGAAAGAGGTCACGATCTGCTATGGGATGACGGAAACCTCGCCCGTCTCCTTTCAGAGTTTCGTGGACGACCCCACCGAGAAGCGCTGCGAGACAGTCGGTCGGGTTCATCCGCATCTGGAGATCAAGATCGTCGATCCGGATGGGCGGATTGTCCCGGTTGGCACCCGGGGAGAGCTTTGCACCCGCGGCTACTCGGTCATGAAGGGGTATTGGGAGGATCCGGAGAAGACCGCCGAAAGCATCGTGGATGGCTGGATGCACACCGGCGATCTTGCCGTGTTCGACGAGGAAGGCTTCTGTTCCATCGTTGGCCGCGTGAAAGACATGATCATCCGGGGCGGAGAAAACATCTACCCACGCGAAATCGAGGAATACCTGATGCGGCATCCGAAGGTGAGCGATGTGCAAGTCTTCGGCATTCCGCATGACACCTTGGGCGAGGAAGTCTGTGCATGGGCGATTGCAAAGCCCGGTGTGGAGTTGGGGGAGGAGGAGCTTCGCGAGTCACTGAAGGGTCAGATCGCGCATTTCAAGATCCCTCGGCACGTCCGGATCGTTGATGAACTTCCCATGACGATCACGGGGAAGCCACAGAAGTACGTGATGCGCGAAAAGATGGTCGCTGAGCTCGTGGCCTAG